A genomic segment from Candidatus Methylacidiphilales bacterium encodes:
- a CDS encoding ATP-binding cassette domain-containing protein encodes MTKSSSPLLEVKNLKVYFPVRTGIFQKISGWIKAVDDVSFSIPKGTTVGLVGESGSGKTTIGRALIKLITITSGEIFYDGQAIHQLSEKMFRPYRKKIQMIFQDPFHSLNPRMTIHDIIGEALEIHFPSLSKSERTERITLLLQRVGLKKEHLFRYPHEFSGGQRQRIGIARALAVEPEFIICDEPVSALDVSVQAQIINLLQDLQDELGLTYLFIAHDLAVIEHMSDEVLVMRHGVIVESGSAEAIYQNPQHPYTRELIASVPKFDFHS; translated from the coding sequence ATGACGAAATCCAGCTCTCCCCTTCTTGAAGTTAAAAACCTCAAAGTCTATTTTCCCGTCCGAACAGGTATTTTCCAAAAGATTTCTGGCTGGATCAAAGCTGTGGATGACGTCTCTTTCTCGATCCCCAAGGGCACTACGGTCGGCCTTGTAGGAGAAAGTGGCAGTGGAAAAACAACTATAGGTCGTGCCTTGATAAAACTAATCACGATAACATCAGGCGAAATCTTCTACGACGGACAAGCTATTCATCAGTTATCAGAAAAAATGTTTCGGCCATACCGCAAAAAAATCCAGATGATTTTTCAAGACCCCTTCCATTCGCTCAATCCACGTATGACTATCCATGACATCATTGGTGAAGCCTTAGAAATCCATTTCCCGAGCCTCTCAAAAAGTGAACGCACAGAACGAATCACCTTACTCCTCCAGAGAGTGGGCCTTAAGAAAGAACATCTCTTCCGCTACCCTCACGAATTCAGCGGTGGACAACGTCAACGCATCGGCATCGCGAGAGCTTTAGCTGTAGAGCCAGAATTTATCATCTGTGACGAACCTGTGAGTGCCCTCGACGTCTCAGTTCAAGCGCAAATCATCAACTTGCTCCAAGATCTTCAAGATGAATTAGGCCTCACCTATCTTTTCATTGCCCACGATCTGGCTGTAATCGAGCACATGAGTGATGAAGTCCTCGTCATGCGCCACGGCGTGATCGTCGAGAGCGGATCGGCAGAGGCTATCTATCAAAATCCACAGCATCCCTATACTCGCGAGCTGATTGCGAGCGTCCCAAAATTCGATTTTCATTCATGA
- a CDS encoding ABC transporter ATP-binding protein: MSAPLLQIRNLTIDFKNGPVSHRATHRVSLEIRSGEVLALVGESGSGKSVTALAVTKLLPSPPAYYTEGEILFENQDVLKLRPDALRAIRGGRIAYVFQEPSTSLNPVFTIEEQIKEAIEIHRKEISNPRAEIIEALRRVGIQNPEMRLSAYPHELSGGMQQRVMIAMALACKPKLLIADEPTTALDVTIQAQVMNLLKAIRKETNMAILLITHNFGIIADFADRVAVMYRGQIVESGETTQILTAPQHPYTRALMACIPRLGSKQKRLITINYDEIQLSPS, translated from the coding sequence ATGTCCGCCCCGCTACTTCAAATTCGCAACCTCACTATTGATTTCAAGAATGGGCCCGTGAGCCATCGTGCAACCCATCGAGTCTCCTTAGAAATACGCTCAGGCGAAGTATTGGCTTTGGTCGGAGAAAGCGGCAGTGGAAAATCTGTAACAGCTCTTGCTGTAACGAAACTTCTTCCCTCTCCTCCAGCCTATTATACCGAGGGAGAAATTCTTTTCGAAAATCAAGATGTCTTAAAACTTCGGCCGGATGCGCTTCGAGCCATTCGAGGCGGCCGTATAGCCTACGTCTTTCAGGAGCCTTCCACTTCTCTTAATCCAGTCTTTACGATCGAGGAACAAATCAAAGAAGCCATAGAAATTCACCGCAAGGAAATCAGTAATCCTCGCGCCGAAATCATCGAAGCCTTACGCCGAGTTGGAATTCAAAATCCAGAAATGCGCCTTTCAGCTTATCCTCATGAACTCAGCGGTGGCATGCAACAACGGGTCATGATCGCCATGGCTCTGGCTTGTAAGCCTAAGCTGCTCATTGCCGATGAGCCTACCACTGCGCTCGATGTTACAATTCAAGCGCAAGTCATGAACCTTTTGAAAGCGATCAGGAAAGAAACCAATATGGCCATTCTCCTGATCACGCATAACTTCGGTATCATAGCTGATTTTGCCGACCGCGTTGCTGTCATGTATCGTGGGCAGATAGTAGAGTCAGGCGAAACAACCCAAATTCTAACAGCCCCGCAACATCCTTACACTCGTGCACTGATGGCCTGCATTCCACGCCTAGGATCAAAACAAAAACGCCTCATCACTATCAACTATGACGAAATCCAGCTCTCCCCTTCTTGA
- a CDS encoding ABC transporter permease, translating into MAAFLGSSENSFSEVSIGWRAIWRGLWKRPTTSFALLILIILYASAVTADFIAPHNPTTQNLQATFHPPTRLFLKNGKIHVMGYRLIDPTAAIYKEDPDLAQPIPFLVSDSTYKFLGLIPMKLKLWQAPEGARFYLLGSDSTGRCVFSRLLYGARISLSVGIIGISITMILGCLIGCIAGYFGGWMDTLAMRLTEILMAVPGLYLLLALRSAFAEHFSSDQMYLLIVGILSFIGWSGTARVVRGLALSIKERPYVLASRALGQSTAKILTRHLLRNMTSYLIVAGMMSIPGYILGEAALSFLGVGIQEPSASWGLMLSQAQEMKVFMLNFWWLLSPGILIILTVLCFNILGEGLRDLVDPKFRFFNK; encoded by the coding sequence ATGGCTGCCTTTTTAGGATCTTCAGAAAATTCTTTTAGTGAAGTATCCATAGGCTGGCGCGCTATTTGGAGAGGATTGTGGAAACGACCTACCACTTCATTCGCCTTACTTATACTAATCATTCTTTATGCCTCGGCCGTGACAGCAGATTTTATCGCCCCTCACAATCCCACTACTCAAAACCTGCAGGCAACTTTTCATCCACCAACGCGGCTCTTTTTGAAAAACGGCAAAATTCACGTTATGGGTTACCGTTTGATTGATCCGACTGCTGCCATCTACAAAGAGGATCCAGACTTAGCTCAACCTATTCCCTTTTTGGTCAGCGATTCCACCTACAAGTTTTTGGGCTTAATTCCGATGAAATTAAAATTGTGGCAAGCTCCTGAAGGAGCCCGATTTTACTTACTCGGAAGTGATAGCACCGGGCGTTGTGTTTTTTCACGGCTTCTTTATGGAGCTCGAATCTCTCTTTCTGTGGGAATCATCGGAATTAGCATAACGATGATTTTAGGGTGTCTAATCGGTTGTATCGCAGGATATTTTGGCGGATGGATGGACACATTAGCAATGCGCCTGACGGAAATTCTGATGGCTGTGCCTGGACTCTACCTTTTGCTAGCTCTACGATCGGCCTTTGCAGAGCACTTCAGCTCAGATCAAATGTATCTGCTGATTGTCGGTATCCTGAGTTTCATTGGCTGGAGCGGCACTGCACGAGTTGTGCGAGGGCTTGCCTTATCTATAAAAGAAAGGCCTTATGTCTTAGCGTCACGTGCGTTGGGGCAAAGCACTGCGAAGATCCTTACTCGTCATCTTCTCAGAAACATGACCAGCTACCTTATCGTTGCCGGAATGATGAGCATCCCGGGGTATATCCTTGGAGAGGCTGCTTTGAGTTTTTTGGGCGTAGGCATTCAAGAACCATCTGCATCATGGGGACTCATGCTTTCTCAAGCACAAGAGATGAAAGTATTTATGTTAAACTTTTGGTGGCTACTCTCACCCGGTATCTTAATTATTCTCACCGTTCTGTGTTTTAATATCCTCGGCGAAGGATTGCGCGACCTCGTCGATCCAAAATTCCGTTTTTTTAACAAATAA
- a CDS encoding ABC transporter permease, which yields MKRVIIQRLMTLPFLLLGISLLTFVLMTFTPGSYLDNLKMQRDIKPELIEAQKKQFGLDKPWWQQYFIWLKNVLQLNWGESYKYRIPVTQLIAQRLPATFLLSLTSTIFALLIAVPLGVLAAMYKDSIFDRITGLLAFLALSVPEFFLALLGLYVVAQTGWLPTGGLTSIEHEFLPWTGKILDIGHHLIMPTIVLGLSGAAGMMRIMRANFLDAIRAEFVITARAKGLPEMKVMFKHVLPNAINPLISSLGFIFAGLLSGSVLVENILNYPGLGRLTFEAFMSKDQFVVLASVMMGSCMLILGNLISDVLLAWSDPRIRAAYR from the coding sequence ATGAAAAGGGTAATTATTCAAAGGTTAATGACTCTGCCTTTTCTTTTGCTTGGCATTAGTCTTCTAACCTTTGTTTTAATGACATTCACACCAGGTAGTTATCTCGACAATCTCAAAATGCAGCGAGATATTAAGCCTGAACTTATTGAAGCACAAAAAAAGCAATTCGGTCTGGATAAGCCTTGGTGGCAACAATACTTCATCTGGCTTAAAAACGTTCTACAATTAAACTGGGGCGAATCATACAAGTATCGTATACCGGTCACTCAACTTATTGCTCAGCGCCTTCCTGCGACATTTCTTCTTTCACTCACTTCGACGATTTTTGCACTCCTGATAGCTGTCCCACTTGGAGTATTGGCCGCAATGTATAAAGACTCGATTTTTGATCGTATCACTGGTCTTCTTGCATTTCTTGCGTTATCTGTGCCTGAGTTTTTCTTAGCACTGTTGGGCTTATACGTAGTGGCTCAAACTGGTTGGTTACCTACCGGTGGACTGACGTCCATAGAACATGAATTCTTACCATGGACTGGCAAGATACTTGATATCGGCCACCATTTGATTATGCCGACGATTGTTCTCGGCCTCAGTGGCGCAGCGGGAATGATGCGTATTATGCGCGCGAATTTTCTAGATGCGATTCGTGCGGAGTTTGTCATTACTGCAAGGGCAAAAGGGCTCCCAGAAATGAAAGTAATGTTTAAGCATGTCCTTCCTAACGCCATCAATCCACTCATATCAAGTCTTGGCTTTATTTTTGCTGGCTTACTGAGCGGATCAGTCCTTGTTGAAAATATCCTCAACTATCCTGGTCTAGGACGTCTTACCTTTGAAGCTTTCATGAGTAAGGATCAATTTGTTGTTCTAGCCAGTGTCATGATGGGAAGCTGTATGTTAATTTTGGGAAATTTGATTTCTGACGTTCTTCTGGCCTGGAGCGACCCTCGAATTCGGGCTGCCTACCGTTAG
- the lysA gene encoding diaminopimelate decarboxylase, translating into MHRFQYVKGHLWVEEVPIQKIAQQHGTPLYIYSANTIRDNYNRLAYALSVLPYQICYAMKANSNLSIVRELVRLGSGFDVTSAGELYRVIEAGGDPGRCTFVGVGKSTEEIEYGLREGIYSFIVESEAELEHIERIARRLRKSAPFALRVNPNVDAHTHKKITTGLYENKFGIPYEAIEPIYRRAARSRYLKARGVQIHIGSQITDVTPFEKAVTKMLPLVHSLKDRYGIEFFDIGGGMGIVYHDALASGKPEWWKARPEMFTPELYASRLIKHLLPLNIKILLEPGRYIVGNSGIIVTQVLYIKKNISKTFAIVDAAMTELIRPTLYEAYHEIVPLRKASASATKILYDVVGPVCESGDYLAKARALPKLKVGDYLAILSTGAYGFVMASNYNARPRPAELLVDGKQVKVARRRETLKDLIRGEI; encoded by the coding sequence ATGCACCGATTTCAATATGTAAAAGGGCATCTTTGGGTCGAAGAAGTCCCAATTCAAAAGATAGCCCAACAACACGGCACACCGCTCTACATCTACTCCGCAAATACGATTCGCGATAATTACAACCGCTTAGCTTACGCCCTGAGCGTCTTACCTTACCAGATCTGCTATGCCATGAAGGCAAATTCCAATTTATCCATCGTCAGAGAGCTTGTGCGCCTCGGATCTGGATTTGATGTGACTTCAGCAGGAGAGCTGTATCGCGTCATTGAAGCTGGTGGAGATCCCGGTCGTTGCACCTTTGTCGGTGTGGGGAAAAGCACGGAAGAGATAGAATACGGGCTTCGGGAAGGCATATATAGTTTCATAGTAGAAAGCGAGGCAGAGCTGGAGCATATTGAGCGCATTGCGCGTCGGCTGAGGAAATCAGCGCCGTTTGCTTTACGAGTTAATCCGAACGTAGACGCACATACACACAAAAAAATCACAACGGGATTATATGAAAACAAATTCGGAATCCCTTACGAAGCCATTGAGCCTATCTATCGTCGTGCAGCTCGCTCACGTTATCTAAAGGCCCGCGGGGTGCAGATACACATAGGTTCTCAGATCACAGACGTCACGCCTTTTGAAAAAGCTGTGACTAAGATGTTGCCTCTCGTCCACAGCCTTAAGGACCGTTATGGCATTGAATTTTTCGACATTGGAGGAGGTATGGGCATCGTTTATCATGACGCTTTAGCTAGTGGCAAACCCGAATGGTGGAAGGCGCGCCCTGAAATGTTTACGCCGGAACTTTACGCATCGAGGCTCATTAAGCATTTGCTCCCCCTGAATATAAAAATCCTTCTAGAGCCTGGCCGATACATCGTCGGAAATAGCGGGATCATCGTGACTCAAGTGTTGTATATCAAAAAAAACATCAGCAAAACTTTTGCCATTGTGGATGCAGCTATGACGGAGTTGATCCGGCCTACACTTTACGAAGCATATCACGAAATTGTGCCACTTCGAAAAGCCTCTGCGTCCGCAACGAAAATCCTTTATGACGTCGTAGGTCCTGTATGCGAGTCTGGTGATTACCTAGCTAAAGCACGTGCACTACCAAAGTTAAAAGTCGGTGATTACTTAGCTATCCTGAGCACAGGAGCCTACGGCTTTGTAATGGCGTCAAATTACAATGCTCGACCACGTCCTGCGGAATTGCTCGTAGATGGTAAGCAAGTAAAAGTAGCGCGTCGCAGAGAAACCCTTAAAGATTTAATTCGTGGTGAGATTTAG
- the glnD gene encoding [protein-PII] uridylyltransferase, with the protein MPRLYERELLELDRLSENLKRPSDVLARYQRFLKLEEHRIFLQHRQGEDGLTTAHHRAALINALLRHLWRKAEESFQDKKKPLLTLIAVGGFGRYQLCPHSDIDLLFLQSNASELSRPWIEYILYQLWDLGLKPGYAVRTMEEVISLANEDLQTKTSLLETRYIIGDEALWQRFNTDFPRHCIIGKEKEFLLWRIEDQTRRHTEQGRSVFLQEPNIKQSCGGLRDYHHLLWIGRVVLGIQSTQDFVESRYLTPTERKQLEKAYNFLLRIRHEMHYLQKRPGDILTLPLQGKIANSLRYQHKTLLRRIEALMRDYYHHANIIYQTSRWLTDTLHARFYQQEQKKLWNILPLKKNTPRAIVIDGFTLKPDGISMARPTLLSQDPRLLVRVFLILQQRQLPLSPELASEIRRRAYLLKRSLIYENSIVDMLLHILSQKGQVGRALRSMHELGILGRLFPEFAPLTCLVQHEFYHRYTADEHTLQAIETLDALVASEIKALEPYQQLIHRIERPHLLYLAMLLHDTGKAQNTRDHAGASAVCAMRAARRLRLPPQELSTLVFLVDHHTTLSEWARRRNIDDETVILEFARIVKTQERLDLLMLLTYADIQATGGDVAWSRWSQSLHWMLYRRASQALASESEFIEALHMQLQSTREECLNALKDRIPAEEINRHFELMPIRYAIGRPSDIIQSHILAVHEFLIQQHDPSSDPLAPIISWTDYPDEDHSIIIVVTWNRERVFAKITAALTAVGLSIVHADIQTRQDDIVIDTFTVMTRQQKAATDPRDKKKFKELLHRSLCVSGNSIEPQIPAPKTVSFPVDEIPPRIFFSNDMDPRYTVLEIRATDRPALLYQITNALADCKIDVGIARITTEKGVALDTFYIRRKDGHKLDPTKDIPPLSQLLRERLAIGSQSNLLSASA; encoded by the coding sequence ATGCCACGTCTTTACGAACGTGAACTTCTCGAGCTTGACCGTCTCTCAGAAAATCTCAAACGCCCATCAGACGTTCTTGCACGATATCAGAGATTTCTCAAACTCGAAGAACACAGAATCTTCCTCCAGCATCGACAAGGAGAAGATGGTCTGACGACTGCTCACCACCGAGCTGCTCTAATCAACGCCCTTCTTCGCCATCTCTGGCGCAAAGCAGAGGAGTCTTTTCAAGACAAAAAAAAACCACTTCTAACCCTGATTGCAGTCGGTGGATTCGGCCGTTACCAGCTTTGTCCGCATAGCGATATTGATTTACTCTTTCTCCAATCGAATGCCTCCGAGCTGTCTCGTCCTTGGATTGAATACATCCTCTATCAACTCTGGGATCTTGGATTGAAGCCAGGCTACGCTGTTCGTACAATGGAAGAAGTTATCTCCCTAGCCAATGAAGATTTACAAACCAAAACCTCTCTTCTTGAGACGCGCTACATCATCGGAGACGAGGCCCTTTGGCAACGTTTCAACACCGATTTCCCGCGCCACTGTATAATCGGGAAAGAAAAAGAATTTCTGCTTTGGCGAATCGAAGATCAAACTCGGCGTCATACCGAGCAAGGACGCTCCGTATTTCTGCAAGAACCAAACATTAAGCAAAGTTGTGGAGGGTTACGCGATTATCACCATCTCCTTTGGATTGGTCGAGTCGTTTTAGGCATTCAATCAACGCAGGACTTTGTTGAAAGCCGCTACCTCACCCCGACGGAGCGCAAGCAACTTGAGAAAGCATATAACTTCCTTCTCCGCATACGTCATGAAATGCACTACCTACAAAAACGACCTGGCGATATTCTTACACTTCCATTACAAGGCAAAATAGCCAACTCACTCCGTTATCAACATAAAACCCTCCTCCGACGCATCGAGGCTCTCATGCGAGACTACTACCACCATGCCAATATCATATATCAGACCTCACGATGGCTCACCGACACTTTGCATGCTCGCTTCTATCAACAGGAGCAGAAAAAACTTTGGAATATCCTACCTCTCAAAAAGAACACGCCCCGCGCCATAGTTATTGACGGATTTACTCTAAAACCGGACGGAATCTCAATGGCGCGTCCTACGCTCCTTTCTCAAGATCCAAGGCTCCTAGTCCGTGTTTTCCTTATTCTTCAACAACGTCAACTCCCTCTCTCTCCAGAGTTGGCCTCAGAGATCCGCCGCCGTGCCTATCTGCTGAAACGTTCATTGATCTACGAAAACTCAATTGTCGATATGCTTCTTCATATCCTCTCACAAAAAGGACAGGTCGGCCGCGCTTTAAGGTCCATGCACGAGCTAGGTATTCTAGGACGTCTCTTCCCTGAATTCGCGCCGCTTACTTGTCTTGTTCAACATGAATTTTATCATCGTTACACCGCTGATGAACACACTCTGCAGGCTATCGAGACTCTTGATGCTCTTGTGGCGTCTGAAATAAAGGCTCTGGAGCCTTATCAGCAACTCATCCATCGCATTGAACGTCCCCACCTTCTTTACCTCGCAATGCTTCTTCACGATACAGGCAAAGCACAAAACACCCGTGATCATGCAGGAGCAAGCGCTGTCTGTGCCATGCGTGCAGCTCGACGTCTACGTCTGCCTCCGCAGGAGTTATCCACGCTTGTATTTCTGGTAGACCATCATACCACGCTCTCTGAATGGGCACGACGGCGCAACATTGATGATGAAACGGTCATTCTCGAATTTGCGCGCATCGTTAAAACTCAAGAACGTCTCGACCTTCTGATGTTGCTCACATATGCCGATATTCAAGCCACAGGTGGTGACGTCGCTTGGTCTCGCTGGAGTCAAAGCCTTCATTGGATGCTTTATCGACGTGCCTCACAAGCGTTAGCAAGCGAGTCGGAATTCATCGAGGCTCTTCATATGCAGCTCCAATCCACACGCGAAGAGTGTCTGAACGCGCTTAAGGATCGTATACCGGCAGAGGAAATCAATCGTCATTTCGAGCTTATGCCGATACGCTATGCTATCGGACGTCCTAGCGATATTATCCAAAGCCACATCCTTGCCGTTCATGAGTTTCTTATCCAACAACACGATCCTTCATCCGACCCACTAGCTCCGATAATCTCTTGGACTGACTACCCTGATGAGGATCACTCTATAATTATCGTGGTCACATGGAACCGTGAACGCGTCTTCGCTAAGATTACCGCAGCGTTAACTGCAGTAGGGCTTTCTATCGTGCATGCAGATATTCAGACACGTCAGGACGACATTGTCATCGATACATTTACCGTCATGACGCGGCAACAAAAAGCAGCCACAGATCCTCGCGACAAAAAAAAGTTCAAAGAACTATTGCACCGCAGTCTTTGTGTGAGCGGCAATTCCATCGAGCCCCAAATTCCTGCCCCCAAAACTGTCTCGTTCCCAGTGGATGAAATTCCTCCGCGAATCTTTTTCTCTAATGATATGGATCCCCGTTACACCGTGTTAGAAATTCGGGCCACGGATCGCCCTGCCCTGCTCTATCAAATCACTAATGCACTAGCTGATTGCAAAATAGATGTTGGGATAGCTCGAATCACTACTGAAAAGGGGGTTGCGCTCGACACCTTTTATATCCGACGCAAAGACGGTCATAAGCTAGATCCCACCAAAGATATTCCCCCTCTTAGCCAATTATTAAGAGAACGGCTAGCGATTGGCTCTCAATCGAATTTACTCTCTGCCTCTGCTTAG
- a CDS encoding pyridoxine 5'-phosphate synthase has product MAYLGVNLDHVATLRQARYRGYHTEDFAEPSPRHAAKICLLAGVPRITLHLREDRRHIQDSDVLEISRLSGVILNLEMAPTEEMVRIASKIRPAEVCLVPERRQELTTEGGLNVPKQASQLEKVIRTLTSKKIRVSLFVDPIIQHIEIAKKIGAHVIELHTGAYANGKRKADRQRELKRHVAAAQKARELQLQINAGHGLDYDNIVDYAQAIPDVHTFNIGHAIVSRAMWTGLKRAVEEMLALLPKNSSPEYSENKKIL; this is encoded by the coding sequence ATGGCTTATCTAGGAGTGAACTTGGATCATGTAGCCACCTTGCGGCAAGCACGTTATCGTGGATATCACACAGAAGACTTTGCTGAGCCTTCTCCGCGCCATGCAGCCAAGATTTGCCTGCTCGCTGGGGTGCCGCGTATCACATTGCACCTACGAGAAGATCGTCGACACATACAGGACTCAGATGTATTAGAGATCAGTCGTTTGAGCGGGGTAATTTTAAATTTAGAAATGGCCCCGACGGAAGAGATGGTTCGCATAGCCAGTAAAATCAGACCTGCCGAGGTATGCCTTGTGCCAGAGCGAAGACAGGAGTTAACGACAGAGGGTGGCTTGAACGTCCCAAAGCAAGCTAGCCAGCTAGAAAAAGTGATTAGAACGCTGACATCTAAAAAAATTAGAGTAAGTCTATTTGTTGATCCCATAATTCAACACATCGAGATTGCTAAAAAGATTGGAGCACATGTTATCGAGCTTCACACCGGAGCTTACGCTAACGGAAAGCGTAAAGCCGATCGACAACGAGAATTGAAGCGTCATGTAGCTGCTGCGCAAAAAGCGCGTGAACTGCAGTTGCAAATTAATGCTGGACATGGTCTCGACTACGACAACATTGTGGATTATGCGCAGGCCATTCCTGACGTGCATACGTTTAACATCGGCCATGCGATCGTATCGCGTGCGATGTGGACAGGCCTAAAACGCGCGGTTGAGGAGATGTTGGCCTTGCTTCCAAAAAATTCGTCTCCAGAATATAGTGAAAACAAAAAAATCTTATGA
- a CDS encoding DJ-1/PfpI family protein, with protein sequence MSAQFEALIFLAEGFEEIEAITPIDLLRRAGIKVTSVGLDRGQITAAQGTRHLADITFQELPSDIQPAIIILPGGNLGTENLFQSEKLKSLLYRQIQDGRWVAAICAAPTILARHGLLRADTLITCYPSTSHWVPAAHYSPTKRVVVSPPFITSQGPGTSMEWSLEIIRQLRGQATAEEIQRGVIAQICA encoded by the coding sequence ATGAGTGCACAATTCGAAGCTTTAATTTTTCTAGCCGAAGGTTTTGAAGAGATTGAGGCAATCACGCCTATTGACCTCTTGCGAAGGGCAGGAATCAAAGTGACAAGTGTAGGACTCGACCGCGGTCAAATCACAGCGGCACAAGGCACCCGGCATCTTGCCGATATCACGTTTCAAGAGCTACCTTCCGACATTCAACCAGCTATCATCATTTTACCAGGAGGTAACTTAGGCACAGAGAATCTCTTTCAATCCGAAAAACTTAAGTCCTTGCTCTATCGGCAAATTCAAGATGGTAGATGGGTTGCCGCAATCTGTGCAGCTCCAACTATATTGGCACGACATGGTTTACTTAGAGCTGATACGCTGATTACTTGCTATCCATCCACAAGTCATTGGGTGCCTGCGGCTCATTATTCACCTACGAAACGCGTCGTTGTCTCACCGCCATTTATTACAAGTCAAGGACCTGGAACGAGCATGGAATGGAGTCTGGAGATAATTCGTCAACTTCGCGGTCAAGCCACAGCCGAGGAAATACAACGAGGGGTGATTGCTCAAATCTGCGCTTAG
- a CDS encoding superoxide dismutase codes for MTRREWLWISAGALFFCPLQTLPQNTSRRNKNTSGPRASTEQDSGPLIIPFNPLPYDPDALEPFISREIMDLHYGRHHAGYHQALQEMVTRLNLNSRQNIQWILRNLDAFPEEARMVLRNQGGGHYNHELFWNCMKRNGGGRPIDELGNAISEAFGSYEDFQKLFIQHSMSVFGSGWCWLSLTPDLKLHIETTPNQDNPLMHGHTPIFGVDLWEHAYYLQYQNRRNDYLDAFFKIINWDFICERYRKLIAEISTSHPITQRPVSTR; via the coding sequence ATGACACGCAGGGAATGGCTGTGGATAAGTGCAGGTGCTCTCTTTTTCTGTCCATTACAAACACTACCTCAGAATACATCTAGACGAAATAAGAATACAAGTGGGCCAAGAGCCTCAACTGAGCAAGATTCAGGGCCGTTAATTATTCCGTTCAACCCTCTCCCTTACGATCCAGATGCTCTGGAGCCTTTTATTTCAAGGGAGATAATGGATCTGCACTATGGGCGTCACCATGCGGGGTATCACCAGGCTTTACAAGAAATGGTAACTCGACTCAACCTTAATTCCCGCCAAAATATCCAATGGATATTGAGAAATCTGGACGCCTTTCCTGAGGAGGCGCGTATGGTCTTACGAAATCAAGGCGGTGGACACTACAACCACGAGCTTTTCTGGAACTGTATGAAGCGAAATGGCGGAGGTCGACCTATTGATGAGCTTGGCAACGCCATCTCAGAAGCATTCGGAAGCTATGAAGATTTCCAAAAACTCTTCATTCAACACTCCATGAGTGTGTTTGGTTCAGGTTGGTGCTGGTTAAGCCTGACCCCAGATCTGAAACTCCATATTGAGACCACACCGAATCAAGACAATCCGCTCATGCACGGTCATACTCCTATCTTTGGCGTGGATCTTTGGGAGCATGCTTATTACTTGCAGTATCAAAATCGTCGCAACGATTACTTAGATGCCTTTTTCAAAATTATTAATTGGGATTTTATATGTGAACGCTATCGCAAACTTATAGCAGAGATTTCCACGTCACATCCCATAACTCAAAGGCCTGTTTCAACTCGCTGA